In Nostoc sp. GT001, a genomic segment contains:
- a CDS encoding AAA-like domain-containing protein, with the protein MKQSKSTRRRGLVLTIAGLKRLQGAILAIEKVENNGHRFTLEDLGDRMKVSTKTLNRLWSLNTGVDQKTLKLCFSAFNLELCSEDYGILSEPNHTEGFQPLSVSLDTGERKLFPSLPLDYLATQHHDQLENLWSYPDGPVPVDSPFYVDRPPIEELVYREVIQPGCVIRIRAPREMGKSSLVLRLLAFAKMQSYRSVNVNCNQIDSSCLTDLNKLLRSLC; encoded by the coding sequence ATGAAGCAATCTAAGAGCACGCGAAGGCGGGGACTTGTTCTAACGATCGCTGGGCTGAAGCGTTTACAAGGGGCGATTCTGGCTATAGAAAAGGTAGAGAACAATGGACATCGCTTCACTCTAGAAGATTTAGGCGATCGCATGAAGGTATCTACCAAAACTCTGAACCGATTATGGTCGTTGAATACAGGCGTGGATCAAAAAACCTTGAAATTGTGCTTTAGCGCCTTTAACCTAGAATTATGCAGCGAAGACTATGGAATCCTGAGTGAACCGAATCATACTGAAGGCTTTCAACCCCTCTCAGTGAGTTTAGACACAGGAGAAAGAAAATTATTTCCGTCTTTACCCTTAGATTATCTTGCGACTCAACACCATGACCAACTCGAAAATCTTTGGTCATACCCAGATGGCCCCGTACCTGTAGATTCCCCCTTTTATGTCGATCGTCCTCCCATCGAGGAACTTGTTTATCGAGAAGTAATTCAACCAGGCTGTGTGATTCGGATTCGAGCACCAAGAGAAATGGGAAAAAGTTCTCTTGTGCTGCGGCTGTTAGCCTTTGCCAAGATGCAAAGTTATCGCTCGGTGAACGTGAATTGCAACCAAATCGATTCAAGCTGTCTGACAGACTTAAATAAACTTTTGCGTTCTCTTTGCTAA